TGGTCATCTTTGAAGCCTGTGGGAGCGCTCACTATTGGGCGCGTGAAATGGAAGCGCTTGACCACGAGGTGAGGCTGATCGCACCGCAATATGTACGCCCGTTTGTGAAGCGCCAGAAAAATGATGCGGCCGACGCCGAGGCGATCGTGATCGCGGCACGCCAGCCCGAGATGCGTTTTGTTGAACCCAAGACCATCGAGCAGCAATCTCGCGCAGCGGTGTTCCGCGGCCGGGAACGCCTGGTGCATCAGCGGACCGCTGATGTGAACGCGCTGCGCGCACTTTTGTATGAGCACGGCCATGTTTTTCCTGCTGGGATACGTCACCTCAATCGCATGACAGCGCTTATTGAGGACGAGATCTCTGGCCTGCCAATGCTCATTCGAGAGGAGTGCAAGGACCTACTGGCGCAGATTGCAGAGAAAACAGCACGTATCATCGAGCGTACCGCGAAACTGAAAACATTAGCCGCGCAGTCAGACAAGGCGCGCCGGCTTCAGACCATGCCTGGTGTTGGACCGCTCACGGCCGTCGCGGTGGAAGCGTTCGGCCCCGACATGGCGCAGTTCAAAACCGGTCGTGACTTTGCAGCTTGGCTGGGGCTCGTCCCCAAGCAGCATTCCTCTGGCGGCAAGGAGCGTTTAGGGCGGATGACCAAGGCAGGCCAGGCAGATATCCGACGCCTTCTGATCATTGGGGCAATGTCGCGATTGACCTGGCTTGGACGACGAACGATTCCGGCAGGCAGCTGGCTGTCGCGGATGTTGGCACGCAAGCCCAAAATGCTGGTCGCCATAGCGTTGGCCAACAAGATGGCCCGACAGATCTGGGCGATGCTGACGAAGAACGAGAATTACAGGGATCCGGCGCTGGCAGTTGTGGCATGATATGTATGTCTAGACGCTAGCGGCGGTGCCAAGGGGGTGTGAGAAGACGACGACCTGAATGGGCAAAACGATCGAACAGATCCGGAGTGGGAAAACCAGGGCTGCTCTCAGTGCAACAAGCACGACGGTAAGATTTGGACCCGATCCGCAGATCACCATACCGGCCTGCGGCTTTTGAAAAGCCCACATCTCAAGGCCTTACAGAAGACCGCACTCGATCACGCGCTAGAAAGGTAGAAAACTTCTTGCATTACGGGCGGCAACCACAGAAGAGCAGCGTCGCGGTTTAGCTTGAAAGTGCTACGTTTTGAGATTGACCCTTGTAAATTGAAGTGATTGTGAAATGAGGCGTGGATTGAGGCGAACTTTTGGAGGCTGTGCATACGCCTGAACCGCAGCATTGCCCTTTCTCGTTGTCGAAACGGCAGATGTGAATTCTCAACTCTGTTATTTTCCCACCACTCTGTAACTTGCTTATCTGCACTGCCCAGCTCTTTTGCTGCTGCACTGTAGATCGAAGCCTATCTGTGACGATCTCATTGGGCGATCCATACCGCCGCATAGCTTTTTTCATGAACTTTAATGCGGCTTTTTGGTCTCTCTTTTTGGTGACGTAGCTTTCTAAAACTTCGCCCTAATGATCGACTGCGCGCCATAGGTCATGTCTTTCTCCATTTATCTTTACAAAAATTTCATCAAGGTGCCACTTCCAGTTGCTCGACTGCATGTCCCCTGCTCTTCGCTTTTTGATCTCGGTTGCGAACTTAAAGCCAAACCAGTGCCACCAATACCGAACAGATTCATAGCTTACATCTACTCCACGCTAATGAAGCAGGTCTTCTACATTTCTTAGTGAAAGCGGAAACCTCACATACAGCATGACTGCAAGTTGGATGATCTCGGGGCTAGTTTTAAAATAGCGAAAGGATACCGAATTACTCATAGCTGAGTAGCTGAGTCCTGCATCAACCTCAGGCAAGGTGGTTTATTATGACAAAGCCAATACTCAGCCTTTCCAGATCGCCTGACGGATCATGCATATCAGGTTCGGCAACCGCGACGTAAAACAGCTTGGTTGAAGGATTCAACACAATGTCGCGGGCCTCTGCGCGTTTGCGCACGACTTGTTTGTGGACCTGGCTTTCCGGCGGTACGTCGATGACGATGTCCCCTTGGACCGTGGCCTGACAGCCCAACCGCCGCCCAGAAATCAGCCCGCGCTTGTCCTGATAGCGCTGCTCGACGGCATTCCATTCGGACAGGGCATCCTCCTGAACGGTGACCCCATGTTTGGAGAACTCGCCGTAGCTTGGCGTGATCTGGCACTTTGAACAAATGCCGCGCCCACCGCAGACCGAATCCAAATCAACACCCAACTGGCGCGCGGCGGCCAGAATTGGTGTGCCGGTCGGGAAATGCCCGATGACAAAAACCTGCCAAAACTGTAAAGGTTTTGCCGTAGGTTTTTGTCCAGCCTAAGCGGTTGATCTAGCGTGGGGCAGGGGAGACCGGCATAAACGACCGTTTTTGACACCAAGCATGTTAAGCAACGGGTCCTGAGCCTGATTCGAGAGCTGATAGGCGATTAATCGTTTGGTGGACCTGATAATTTCATTACCGCTTGATTAATTCTACTGCAGGCATCTTTTAAATTATCCTCGGATGAGGCGTAAGAAATACGGATGAAGCCATCCACAAGAAAACCAGAACCAGGAACACCTGCGACACCCGCCTCTTCCATGAGATACATCGCAAAATCCATATCATTCTTAATGATCTTGCCTTCCGTACTTTGCCTACCAATTAGATCACTGCATTTAATAAAGACATAAAACGCGCCGTTTGGCAGGTCGCAGGACAAGCCAGGGATCTTGTTAAGCATGTCGACAATGAGGTCGCGCCGAGCCTTATACGTCTTTTTGAATTCCTGAATGAATGTCTGATCGCCGGTGAGCGCTTCTACGGCCGCATGCTGTGCGATAGAACATGTGTGGGAGGTGGATTGGCCCTGTACTGTTTTCATCGCCTTGATAAGTTCGATCGGACCAGCGGCATAGCCGACACGCCATCCTGTCATAGCATAGGCTTTGGAAACACCATTGACGGTGAGCGTCCGCGCTGCGAGGTCCGGAGCGATTTTGGCTATTGTTGCGAAACTCACGTCTCCGTACACGAGGTGTTCGTAGATATCGTCCGACAGAATCCAGACGTTCGGATAGTCTCGTAAAACTTCAGCCAGGTCTTCGAGATTTTTCCTCGAATATACTGCTCCGGTAGGGTTAGATGGCGAGTTCAGCATCAGCCATTTTGTTTTGTGGGTCAGAACGGCGCGGAGTTCTTCGGGTTGTAAAATAAACCCATTCTCAGCACTGGTCTTAGCCGGTACAGGGGTGCCACCTGCCAGTTTGACTATTTCCGGGTAGGACACCCAGCATGGCGTTGGGAAAACGACTTCATCTGTCTCGTCAAGCGATGCGACCATAGCGTTGTAGAGGAGCTGCTTCGCACCACAACCGACAATAATTTCGTCGATGGACACCGGTCTTCAGGAAGCTGCAGATGGCATGCATTGCTG
The sequence above is drawn from the Rhodobacteraceae bacterium IMCC1335 genome and encodes:
- a CDS encoding aminotransferase class I/II-fold pyridoxal phosphate-dependent enzyme, encoding MSIDEIIVGCGAKQLLYNAMVASLDETDEVVFPTPCWVSYPEIVKLAGGTPVPAKTSAENGFILQPEELRAVLTHKTKWLMLNSPSNPTGAVYSRKNLEDLAEVLRDYPNVWILSDDIYEHLVYGDVSFATIAKIAPDLAARTLTVNGVSKAYAMTGWRVGYAAGPIELIKAMKTVQGQSTSHTCSIAQHAAVEALTGDQTFIQEFKKTYKARRDLIVDMLNKIPGLSCDLPNGAFYVFIKCSDLIGRQSTEGKIIKNDMDFAMYLMEEAGVAGVPGSGFLVDGFIRISYASSEDNLKDACSRINQAVMKLSGPPND
- a CDS encoding IS110 family transposase; this translates as MQNMMIGVDLAKNVFQVHGASQTGEVLYRKKLSRKQFSAFMALQEPSLVIFEACGSAHYWAREMEALDHEVRLIAPQYVRPFVKRQKNDAADAEAIVIAARQPEMRFVEPKTIEQQSRAAVFRGRERLVHQRTADVNALRALLYEHGHVFPAGIRHLNRMTALIEDEISGLPMLIREECKDLLAQIAEKTARIIERTAKLKTLAAQSDKARRLQTMPGVGPLTAVAVEAFGPDMAQFKTGRDFAAWLGLVPKQHSSGGKERLGRMTKAGQADIRRLLIIGAMSRLTWLGRRTIPAGSWLSRMLARKPKMLVAIALANKMARQIWAMLTKNENYRDPALAVVA